GGAACGGGTCTTTCAATTATGGCAGGATCAGGGTTAACCCCTCAAAACTTACCTGCATTCTTAGAAAAAGTGAACGTGAGAGAAGTTCACTTTGGTTCGGGAATCCGTTATGAATCGAATTATAGTAATCCTATCGATCTCATTCAAATAAAAGCGATCAGGAAAATCGTAGAATAGAACTGCAATTAAAAAAAGCTCCAAGCATTAAT
The window above is part of the Metabacillus dongyingensis genome. Proteins encoded here:
- a CDS encoding copper homeostasis protein CutC, which codes for MTFHRAFDEVDYQVTALGILQKYPAISRVLTSGSKDKATEAIEELSQLADLSAGTGLSIMAGSGLTPQNLPAFLEKVNVREVHFGSGIRYESNYSNPIDLIQIKAIRKIVE